DNA from Malus sylvestris chromosome 11, drMalSylv7.2, whole genome shotgun sequence:
ATATTTAGGGAACTTCAAGATATTGGGAATATGGATTTTAGATTCGCAGAGGAGCAGCCCCAAGATGATTATGCTGCAGAACTTGcaggttttcttttgttggcAAAATTGTATATCTTTCCTTGGTCATGTTTTACCTAACTGAAAGTATCCCTACTCCATAAAAGATTCTTTATGATATCTATATTCTGTGTTTTTCTTAGCCAAAAGGATATCCCCAAACTCATGACCTGTTTAATATTGTAAAATCTTATTGTTGCAGAAAATTTACTACTGTATCCAGCAGAGAACGTTATTTATGGGGACTATGTGTACAAGATTTGGGATGCGGAACTGATAAAATATGTTCTTGGTTTCTTCACACCAGAAAACATGAGGGTTGATGTGgtatcaaagtcctcaattAAGTCAGAAGGTAAATCGCACATGCCCTTTTATGTAAAAAAAGAAAGTAGAAGCAAAACCTAGAAAAAAAGTCTTGTTTCCATCTTGCAGTATTTATGACTACAAACGTATCCATAATTTTTATTTGTCCCATTCTATATGTGTTATAATTTTGATGTAAGCTCTATTTTCTCTAACTGTTTCAGATTTCCAGTGCGAGCCTTGGTTTGGGTCACATTATACTGAGGAAGATATATCTCCATCTTTGATGGATTTGTGGAAGAATCCCCCAGAAATTGATGACTCATTGTATCTACCTTCAAAGAATGAGTTCATTCCTAGTGATTTTTCGATCCGCTCTGATAACTCGTGCCTTGATCCTGCAAATATATCTTATCCAAGATGTATAATTGATGAACCATTGATGAAGTTCTGGTACAAACTCGATGATTCATTTAAATTTCCGCGGGCAAATACATACTTCCGCATCAATCTGAAGGGTGGATATGCTAATCTGAAGAGTTGTGTTTTGACTGAACTATATATTCTCCTTCTTAAGGATGAGCTGAATGAGATTGTCTATCAGGTTCATGTCTTGTCCTTTATAACTAATTATTTTGTGCTTCAATTTATATAGCTGATAACTCTTTTGTACTTGAATACATTTTAGGGAACACTTGTTCCATTAAGTTTATTTAGAATATCTCTGCAGTCTCTGTCCAAGTTTGTTCTGTAGAGGGACTTGGATGTTATAGTGGCTTACAATACAGACTAGAAAACCGGTATAATTAATTGTCCAAACAAAATATACTCAGTTAACTTTTCATTATGTAAATCAGAAACTACAAATGGTAATTCTTATCCATAATGCCCTCTTTCTAATATTCTCAATATATAGTAATTCGGTTGTAAAAATATTAACCTATGCTGCTAGTGTAGTTATTTAGTTGATGCTGTATTTCGCAAATATAGGTCTTTTTTATCCTCAGTGACATGCCCgacttatttttttcatttaaaacatgcaTCTAAATCTGTACTGAGCACCTTTCTTCTGTGTGTGCAGGCCATTGTTGCCAAGCTGGAAACTTCTGTATCTATGTTTAGTGACAAACTGGAGCTGAAGGTCTATGGTTTTAATGATAAACTTCCAGCTCTCTTTTCAAAAGTTTTGGAAACAGCCAAAAGTTTCATGCCGACTGATGATCGTTTTAAGGTATGTGtgttgcttttcgtttccatcACTCCACTCTATGTCtggtttaagtttatttttgcataccctgcttgtttcttttggcTTGTCCATTGCTAATTCACACTTAACAGGATGTTAAAGAAGATATGAAGCGAACGTTAAAGAACACCAATATGAAGCCTCTGAGTCACTCATCATACTTAAGGCTGCAAGTTCTGTGTCAAACTTTTTATGATGCAGATGAGAAGttgcatgttttgaatgaattgTCTATATCTGATTTGAAGTCATTCATTCCCGAGCTCTGTTCCCAGGTACACTACGCACAAATATGTATATTTGTTATAGATTACTGCAGTCAATTCATGAAACTCAAGTTCTCAACATCATCCTCCAGCCGGGTCTCTTTTCATGAGAAATTCATGCGGTTCAGGCTTCTTGACCTCTTATTCTTCACTTTAATATGTAACTTGATAAGTGGAGAGTGGCATTTTCTAGTTAGAGAATTGGAGAGTGGTTGCCAAATGTGAACCCAATAGTTAATTTTGACtgttctttaaatttttttttttttacatttgcttttagatttttattttatttttatcaaggCTCTTAGAATTAGTTTAATTCAGGCATTTTCTTTCATCTTACCCTCTCCTCAATATGTGCAGCTATACATTGAGGGCCTTTGCCATGGAAATTTGTTAGAAGAAGAAGCAATTAACCtgtcaaatatatttaaatcGACTTTTACCGTACCACCACTGCCTATCGAATTGAGGCATAAAGAGCATGTTATTTGTCTTCCTCCTGGTGCTAACCTGATTAGAGATTCCAATGTGAAGAATAAGTCGGAAACGAACTCTGTGATTGAGGTAACTCAAAATGGAAACATTTTCGAGTGGTTTCCCTATATGAAGATGTACTTTCTTTGTCTTATGTTGATATTCTTCCCTTGGTTGTGGTTTCATATTGCAGCTGTATTTTCAAATTGAGCAAGAAGCAGGGATTGAGTCAGTCAGATTGAAATCCTTGATAGATCTTTTCGATGAaattgtggaggaaccacttTTCAATCAACTAAGGTGATTTTATTTGAGGCTGGTACTTTTACTTACATACTGGCTAGCAAAAGAATCTGGGATCTGATAATAATTTTTTCTAATATATTTGAATCTATATTCATATAATTGTTTGCTATTTCTGGAAATAGGACGAAGGAGCAGCTTGGATATGTTGTCCAGTGTAGCCCACGGGTAACATACCGTGTACTTGGCTTTTGTTTCTGTGTTCAATCGTCTGAGTACGACCCAATATACTTACAAGGGAGAGTTGATAACTTTATAGATGGTCTGCAAGAATTGTTGGTAAGCGGTCAAGTTTCCCTCTTATTTCAATGCTCTGGTCTTTTAAGCATCTCATAAGCTTTATAACTATTGTGCTATGCTAAGCTGATGCGCATATGCGATTTTGCAATTTGAGGATCCCTATTGTTAAATATATGAGGAAATTCTTGTTTGTGGAAACCTTTGCTTGGATCTGACCTCGTGTTATTTCTACTTCGATGACTTGAGTTAAATGATTATTGTTTCTGCCTTGCAATTTCAGTTACTGACAATACGTTGACATTTGCAGGACGGGCTTGATGATGAATCATTCGAGAATTATAAAAATGGACTACTTGCTAAGCTATTGGAGAAAGATCCGTCCCTCACATATGAAACCAATAGATTTTGGAATCAGATTATCGATAAAAGGTGCTGTTGTCCTCTTTGGTTTGTCCAGATTGTAATTTCCAAAGATTGCATTCAAACATCGTTCTGTTAAACAGATTtgtgtctttaaactttctaaTTGTTGTGATTCGATGCTCATTCTAACTCTATACTTGTTGATCACAGGTATATGTTCGACCTGTCAAAACGAGAAGCAGAAGAACTCAGCAGTATTCACAAGAAGGACGTTATCAACTGGTACAAAATGTATTTGCAACAATCATCTCCCAAGTGTCGTAGACTAGCGATCCGTGTTTGGGGTTGCAACACTAACCCGAAAGAGGCGGAAGCACAACCGAAATCCATCCAAGCCATCGAAGACCCTGCAACGTTTAAGAAGTCATCTAAGTTCTATCCTAGCCTTTCTTGAAAATATGAACCAGCTTTGATTTCTTGATTAAATTGATCCATTAGAAACACTGAATGCCTCAGTTTTGACTAGTTGTAGGTGGACTGTGTGACCACCTGGAAGAGCAAAGTTAAATTACAAACATTTACCAGAAATTTGggattatatatgtaaaattacatTCATTTGAATAAAGTGAAATTTGTGATGCCAATTATCTCTTGCTCTGATTCTTCGATCCTGGACCCGAAGCATTCCTACAAGTACAGGTTCGACAGAAAAAGCCATTGCGCGGATTTGTGTTTGGGGTTTGCGACACTAACCCGAAAGAGGTTGAAGCGTGTTACAGTACGTGATTGGCTTGAAATATCGTTAATGTGACAATTCTAGATGCAAGGAAGTTTCTCGGCTTCTAAACATGTAACTAACATAAGAGGTCCAAATCATAAATAAGATGAAGCTAAATAAATCTCTAAGGATTTGTATTGGGTTCAAATTTCCAAAGTTTGGTTTGAAATGCACATGGTAgggttttggtttatttgattGAAATGCATCTATGAGCTTGTTAATTTGTAGGGTCCTTGCTGAGCTCTGGTTAAGACCATGTTCTTAATTTTCCCTATCAAAATCTAATATAAAggtgtcacttagtactacggtctagtggtattcctctttacttgtaagtgagaggtcttagcttcgattctcgctaaaggcaaatttaaaccacattatcgtTAACCCATCGTAAGGTTAAGCCCACCTCatcccctttagtgtagataatatcgtttgtttaaaataaaaaatataaaaaaatctgaTATGAAGGTCTATTATTTTTCCATGAAACTCAATACAAGTCCTTGTCAAGGGCACTTTCAGAGACCCCTAACTAACTGTAATATATAGATAATCCAATCCCTATGCTCCCTTGTCGATATTTCACAAATCATGTTCGACCCGACTTTTGACCAAGAATTATgattgaaaatgacaaaaaattaagaattaaatttaaaaaaagagttttgtggctcaatttttttcaaattcctGCTGTTTGCTAGATTCGTTATGTGGTGTTCCAAGGCTAATGAAGGCCCATGAAATTTGTTGTGTTGGAGTAGAAGATCTTTAGAATAAGATCAAAATACATTAcattcatcatttaattaaattacatgTTTTATCGGACGACGTTAATGATTGATAAAAACGTAAATAAAAAGTGACACTAAAAAATGTTCTACTATCAAAATTTGAAGCATGCGATCTTGTTGAAGGAATGTTCTGTTTATTAGTATTACCAAGTGACAATAACAACCCGGCTCAAGTTTTTTCAATCTCATGTTTTGAAAGATCTCTTGATGCATGCACTTCGGAAAAAAAAAGTGCACAACTaaagaattcaagaataaaGATCCTTTTACTCATTGGAAGACTACATTTGGCCGACAAACGATGTACAAGGTGGCATACAAGTTGGTTAGATTGAGTTTAACTTTAACTAATTCGATAATTTGGTTTGAGGAACCTCTAATGTAATTTTAGATTTTCTCATTGAAGATAGTAATCATTTGTAATCTATAATGGTGGGAAAGCTCTTCTTCTCTTCGTCCGAGTTGAAATCTTTGGTAAGATTTTCTTTGAGGCTCACTGTATGCATCATATCCTCAATGTTGCACGTATTCAACTTTTCTATTAATGAATATCATATCTTTGctaaaaaagaataaagatcCTAAGACAATCTATAAAGATCCTATTTAAGACAATCCTTAACAAAACGTACACAATGATCTGCAGTAAAGATTGCTAGTCCTGATGCAATATTCCTTCCGGATTgctacaaaatttaattaaaaccctaaaaccccaaCTCAAATATTCCCTTCTTTCAGGCGTGGACAAGAATTACATTGAAGGCATGGGAACAGTAGGGTTTTGACGTGGGACAAAACGGTGGTTTAAGATGCTTCCTCAAACTTCATTTCTTGCAGATTACAAAAAATACTTTATATATTGTCGTAACTGCTGCATGGGATATACAATATTTTTAACTATTAGGTTTATGAATATATCAAAGATTGAGGAAAAAgtgatgcatgcatgcatgaacgCTAAAGGCCGAAAACACAGAACTTTGCATGTGCTTCTAAGATTGCGGACCGACATGTCTATGATATATCTCCAACTTTTCAGACTCAATTTATTTCTaataactaattaaataatAGTTTTATCTATGTTTTGTTGGCATACAATAATTTGATCATGCAATTCCAAATGAGTTAAACTGCAGTGAAAAGTCTGCAGAAAACAGAACCGAAAGCACCAACAATTGTACTGTTAATACATTTACCATTGCTGATTACGTACAAAccatgatttttatttaaagaaacaaaacaatgcaATTGCTTAAACGATCTCGGACCTCTTTAACCGTTACGTACCATTTGGTTTTCACAATTAGAATTTAGATGCTCACATCATaacaatataagattttgtgaatTATGAGTTGTGGACACTGTACGTATGTTTCACTCAACTTTGTTGTTATAAGTGTGAGTCTCATATTCGATTCCGCCTTCttttaaataatgaaaatataataGTTGTCCAAACCTGCCATGCTGGCACCTAGATTGATATATATCCTGCTGCCTTTTTCGCTTTAAAAGGCCCTGGTCGGTAGATTGAGAGTAAATAATTGCAATTTCTAATGAGGATAtaatacataaaaatattttGTTAATAATTTTTCATGCATAAGACAATTAATCTGAATCATTTGTCCTGTTAATCATGGTTCATGAACACTTAATCTTAATTGTAGCAGTATATTTTTTTGTTCCATCTCTTAATAAAATCTTTGATTAGgaccaaattaaaataaaacaatgccTCAACTGACATCAAATCAAATAGAGTCATAGGCTGGTggatccaggaaataatatTAGGGGGGTCAGTAAAAATAGCGCGCAGCgtgcaaatttttttataccagaaatagcatgcatatcgCCATTTCATCGAGTCTTGGTAGGCCTAAAATCATTTGGAAATGCATACTACACACTTGTTAATGTATGCAAGGGGCAGCACCTAAGGTATTCATGGACATTCATCGGGTTTTGGTAGGCCTGAAGTCGGTTGGAGGGCATGTATGAAGCCAACTTTAATCTTCAAAAGGGCAGCATTCAAGGTATCCATGGACATCATCGAAGTTCGGAGGGTCAGCACCTAAGGTATCTATGAACGTTCATCCAAGTTCTaggggtcagctgacccccctGCCCCTTAATGGATCCGCCAGTGTGGTGACACctataattagggttttgtatgTTAGTGAATTGCTTACTTCCTACATAAACACATGCATGACGATGATTTATATTATTGGAGATCAAAAGTTCGAAACAAGATGACAAGACCTGAACCCAAAACTCATGTAAAAAGTTTGGAACCATCAAATGATGTCGTTCAATGAGTGAC
Protein-coding regions in this window:
- the LOC126590667 gene encoding nardilysin-like, which gives rise to MARCTFKSDDIIIKSPNDRRLYRLIELENGLSALLVHDPEIYPEGPPENSKSVEHREAEEEEEDDDMDDEDGEEGEDGEGEDDEEDDDDEDEEAEGRDGELKKKGKGGDSHTKKAAAAMCVGIGSFSDPFEAQGLAHFLEHMLFMGSTEFPDENEYDSYLSKHGGSSNAYTEAEHTCYHFEVKPEFLKGALRRFSQFFVSPLVKIEAMEREVQAIDSEFNQVLQNDSCRLEQIQCHTSAPGHPFNRFCWGNKKSLVDAMEKGINLREQILKLYKDYYHGGLMKLVVIGGESLDVLEDWVVELYGNVKKGPQVKLEFKAEGPIWKVGKLYRLEAVRDVNILNLTWTFPCLHQDYLKKPEDYLAHLLGHEGRGSLHFYLKTRGWATSLSAGVGDEGMHRSSVAYVFRMSIHLTDSGLEKISEIICYVYQYIKLLHQVSPQEWIFRELQDIGNMDFRFAEEQPQDDYAAELAENLLLYPAENVIYGDYVYKIWDAELIKYVLGFFTPENMRVDVVSKSSIKSEDFQCEPWFGSHYTEEDISPSLMDLWKNPPEIDDSLYLPSKNEFIPSDFSIRSDNSCLDPANISYPRCIIDEPLMKFWYKLDDSFKFPRANTYFRINLKGGYANLKSCVLTELYILLLKDELNEIVYQAIVAKLETSVSMFSDKLELKVYGFNDKLPALFSKVLETAKSFMPTDDRFKDVKEDMKRTLKNTNMKPLSHSSYLRLQVLCQTFYDADEKLHVLNELSISDLKSFIPELCSQLYIEGLCHGNLLEEEAINLSNIFKSTFTVPPLPIELRHKEHVICLPPGANLIRDSNVKNKSETNSVIELYFQIEQEAGIESVRLKSLIDLFDEIVEEPLFNQLRTKEQLGYVVQCSPRVTYRVLGFCFCVQSSEYDPIYLQGRVDNFIDGLQELLDGLDDESFENYKNGLLAKLLEKDPSLTYETNRFWNQIIDKRYMFDLSKREAEELSSIHKKDVINWYKMYLQQSSPKCRRLAIRVWGCNTNPKEAEAQPKSIQAIEDPATFKKSSKFYPSLS